The stretch of DNA ACGACCTGGAAGCGGCCATCGCCCAGGGCGCGACCTGGGTACGTATCGGAACCGCCCTGTTCGGCGCCCGCAATTACGGCCCCGCCTGATTCCATGCTTTACTCACTCTTTCCTTCAAGGACCTGACATGAGCAAGACACGTATTGCCTTTATCGGCGCCGGCAACATGGCCGCCAGCCTGATCGGCGGCCTGCGTGCCCAGGGCCTGGACGCGGCGCAGATCCGTGCCAGCGACCCCGGCGCCGAGACCCGCACCCGCGTCCAGGCCGAACACGGCATCGAAGCATTCGAAGACAACGCCCAGGCCATCGCTGGTGCCGACGTAGTCGTGCTGGCAGTGAAACCACAGGTCATGAAGGCCGTGTGCGAAGCGCTGAAGCCGAACCTGGAAGCCGGCCAGCTGATCGTCTCGATCGCCGCCGGTATCACCTGCGCCAGCCTGCAGACCTGGCTTGGCGCCCGCCCGGTAGTGCGCTGCATGCCCAATACGCCGGCACTGCTGCGCCAGGGTGTCAGCGGCCTGTACGCCACCACTGAAGTGTCTGCCGAGCAACGCCAGCAGGCCGAACAACTCCTGTCGGCAGTCGGCACCGCCCTGTGGCTGGAGCAAGAACAGCAACTGGACGCTGTCACCGCCGTTTCCGGCAGTGGCCCGGCCTACTTCTTCCTGCTGATCGAAGCGATGACCGCTGCGGGTGAAAAACTGGGCCTGCCACGTGAAACCGCCTCGCATCTGACCCTGCAAACCGCCCTGGGCGCCGCGCACATGGCCGTGGCCAGCGATGTCGATGCCGCAGAACTGCGCCGCCGCGTCACCTCGCCAGCCGGCACCACCGAGGCGGCGATCAAGTCGTTCCAAGGCAACGGCTTTGAAGCCATCGTCGAACAGGCGCTGGAAGCGGCA from Pseudomonas putida encodes:
- the proC gene encoding pyrroline-5-carboxylate reductase is translated as MSKTRIAFIGAGNMAASLIGGLRAQGLDAAQIRASDPGAETRTRVQAEHGIEAFEDNAQAIAGADVVVLAVKPQVMKAVCEALKPNLEAGQLIVSIAAGITCASLQTWLGARPVVRCMPNTPALLRQGVSGLYATTEVSAEQRQQAEQLLSAVGTALWLEQEQQLDAVTAVSGSGPAYFFLLIEAMTAAGEKLGLPRETASHLTLQTALGAAHMAVASDVDAAELRRRVTSPAGTTEAAIKSFQGNGFEAIVEQALEAASKRSAELAEQLGK